CCGGCTGGGAGCGGCTCGTGTACTGCCTGGTCGTCAATCACCTCATGGAGATCGCCGGCGCCCTCACCGAACGGCACCCCGGGTTCGACCCCTGGCCCGCCGCCCGCCGCGAACTCGCCCGCCACGACCTGCCGGAGATCCCCGCCCTGCTCGCCTCACCCACACTGCCGGCCAAGACGAACCTGCTGCTGCGCTGGACGGGCGCGGACGGCGCCGCCGCCCACTACCTGCCGCTGCCCAACCCGCTCAGGGCCGGCCGCATGGAATGATGGCCGGCGAACAAGGCGACGGCGGAACGAGGAAGCCGGTGTGAATCCGGCGCGGTCCCGCCACTGTGATCGGCGAGCCGGTCCCGACAGGCCACTGCCCGCGCACGGGTGGGAAGGCCGGGAGCGGCATCGACCCGAGAGCCAGGAGACTCACGCGGTCGCCTCCTCGACGGACCACCGGGGCGGATCTCCCCGGAGAGAGGGAAGGTGCGGCATGTCCGCAACGCCGGCCGGAGGGCTTCCGTGCCGCATCGTCGTCTGCCGGGACTGCTGCTGCGGCAGCCCCAAGGTGACCGGCGTCGATCACGCCGCCCAGACCCAGCGTCTGCGCACGGCGGCACCGGTACGGGTCTCCGACTGCCTCGACGTCTGCGACCAGGCCAACGTCATCGTCGTCCAGCCGTCAGCGGAGGGCCGGGGCGCCGGAGGCCGGCCGGTGTGGCTCGGACTGGTCAACGACCCGGCCGCCACCGAGGACGTCGTCTCCTGGGTGCGGGAGGGCGGTCCCGGCATCGCCCCCCTGCCCGACATCCTCGGCCTGTACGTCTTCACACCGCTCGCGCGACGCCGCGCCGACGGCTCATGACGCGGCCGGCACGCACAGCACGGGCACGGTCGACAGATGCAGCAGCTTGTGCGGTGTCGAGCCCAGCAGTGCGCCCCGCACCGGGCTCTCGCCCCATGTGCCCACCACGATGACCCTGGCCTCGTGGCGGGCCGCGGCGTCGATCAGCGCCTGCGCGGGCCGCTCGTCGACGAGTTCCACCGACGTCCGCACACCGGCCTCGTCGGCCACCCGCAGCGCGTGACCGAGCGCGGTGTTGCCGGCCTCGCGGACGGCCTCGTGATGAGCGCCGTACTCCTCGCCCGTGACGCCGGGCGCGGCGACGCCGTAGACGATCACCAGGGGTTCGTCGTACGCGGTCGCCACCTCGATGGCGACGCGCAGTGCGCTCAGGGCGCCCGGGGACTCGTCGTAGCCGAGGACCACCGACATCTTCAGGACTCCTTGCCGTCGACGAGGTCCGGGTCGACCACGCTCGGGTGTTCCGACCAGAAGGCGGGCGCCATCAGCCGCCACACGACCATGAGGACGACGCCCGCGACGATGATCCCGATCCCGATGACGAGCGGCGGGCCGAGGCCGAACCACGAGACACCGCTGTAGGAGTTGTCGGGGTCGGACATGTCCGCCACGGATTCCACCAGCAACCACGCCAGCAGCCCCGCACCGATCAGCGGGCCGAGGCCGATCAGGAAGAAGTTGCGGACGCTGCGGGTCAGCTGGCGGCGGTAGTAGACCGCGCAGGCCAGGCCCGTGAGCGCGTAGTAGAAGGCGATCAGCAGGGACAGGGCGGTGAGGGAGTCGAAGAGGGCGTTCTCACTGACGTGGTAGAGGACGAGGTACCAGGCGATGGCGATGCCGGCGACCCACCAGGTGCTCACGTCGGGGGTGCGGAACCGCGGGTGGATGCGGCCGAAGTGCGCGGGCAGCGCGTGCCGGCGTGCCATGGACAGGCCCGTGCGCGACGCCGGGATGATCGTCGTCTGCGTGGAGGCGAGCGCGGACGTCGAGACCGCCAGCAGCACGACCCAGTCCCAGCCGCCCATGGCCTCCTCGGCGAGCAGGGCGAAGATGAACTCCTCCTCCGCCGCGTTCTCGGCGAGGTAGTCCGTTCCGGCGTAGCCCACGACCGCGAAGGCGACCGCGAGGTAGGTCACCAGCAGCAGCACCGTCGACCAGACGGCCGCCTTGCCGGGGGCGGTGGCCGAGTCCTCGACCTCCTCGGTGAGGTTGACCGCCGACTCCCACCCCCAGTAGATGAACACACCCAGCAGCAGCGACGCGGTCAGTGACGCTCCGCCGGCCCCGAACGGCTCGAGCCAGCCGAACTTCGGATCGATGGCGTCGAGGGTGCCGGTGTCGGCGTAGACGCGGTAGAGCGCCACCACGGCGAAGGCGAGCAGGCAGATGACCTGCGCCAGGATGAGGACGTTCTGCACCTTGGCCGACAGCTCGGTGCCGATCACGCAGACGGCCGTCATCACCAGGATGAGCAGCACCGTCAGGACCTGGCGCAGCACGTCGTCGTCGGCCCAGCTGTCCAGGCCGACGGCCAGCAGGAAGAACGTCACGGCGACGTCCGCGAGCGACCCGACGACCAGGACGCCCGTCATCGCGATGGCCCAGCCGCCCAGCCAGCCCGCCCAGGGCCCCATGGCCCGGGTGACCCAGGAGAACGTCGTGCCGCAGTCCTGGTCGACCTTGTTGAGGTAGTAGAAGGCCGACGCGATCAGCAGCATGGGCACGAACGACGCGAGCATCACCCCGGGGGCGTGGATGCCCACCAGCGCCACGATCGGGCCGATGACCGCCGCCACGGAGTACGCGGGGGAGGTCGCGTTGAGCCCGATGACCAGCGCGTCGACGAATCCGATCGCATTGGGCTTCAGGCTCGCCTGCGGGGGTGGGCCCGAGTCCGTGACGTCCTTGGCCATGCGCCCTCGCTCCCGTTGTGTGTGCGTCCATACAACAGGCACTTGCGGAGCAATTTAACTATTGATCCCCATTTCAGGCATCATGTCGCCTTACGGCCGCGGACCAGCAGGTGCAGGAAGTACGGCGTGCCGATCACCGCCGTCATCAGGCCGGCGCCCAGCTGGGCGGGGGCGATGACGGTGCGGCCGAGAAGGTCGGCCGTACCGACCAGCGCGGCGCCGAGCAGGACGGCGACCGGCACCACCCGGCCGTGCCGCCGGCCGACGAGGGCGCGGGCCGCGTGCGGCGCCACCAGGCCGACGAAGCCGATCGTGCCGGCCGAGGCGACGGCGGTCGCGGCGAGCAGCACGCCCACCACCAGCAAGCCCAGCCTGGCCCGCGGCAGTCCGAGGCCGAGCAGCCGCGGGGTGTCCTCGTCCAGGGAGACCAGGTCCAGCTCGGTGCGCCGGGCGACCGCGACGGCCAGGCCCAGCACCAGGACGAGCGCGACGGGCAGAACGTCCGCCATGGTCCGCCCGTAGGTGGAACCGGACAGCCAGGTCAGCGCCTTGGTGGCGTTGAACGGGTCGGTGAGCACGATCAGCAGGCTGATCAGGGCCGTGGAACCGGCCGCCATGCCGATGCCGACGAGGACCAGCCGGTTCTGCCGGTAGCCGCCCCGGGCGGAGAGCCCGAAGACGACGGCCGAGGCCAGCGCCGCGCCCCCGAACGCCGCGCCCGCGACACCCCAGGACCCGGCCGCGGGCACGGTGGTGACGAGCAGGACGGCGCCCAGCGCGGCACCGCCGGAGACGCCCAGCACGCCGGGCTCCGCCAGGGGGTTGCGGGTCACAGCCTGCACCAGCGTGCCGGCCAGGGCGAGCGCACCGCCCGCGCAGAGGGCCGCGAGCACCCGCGGCACGCGGGTGTCCAGGACGAAGGAGACGGTCTGCCCGGCCCGCCCCTGTGCCCAGTTGGCGACATCGCCGAGCAGGAGCTTGCTGTCGCCGAGCAGGACGCCGGCCAGTGTGACGCCGACGACCGCGGCGACGAGAGCGGCCACGGTGACGAGGAACGCCGTCCGGCTCGGAATGCGCAGCCGGTCCGGCGCGTCGGCCCCGCCGGTGTCCCGCAGCCGCAGGGCCGTCACCACCAGGAAGACGGCGCCGACCAGACTGGTGACGATGCCGGTCGGGACGGCGACCGCCGTGTCCGCCGGGACGATGGCCCGCAGCAGCACGTCCGACCCGAGCACCAGCCCGGCACCGGCAAGACCGGCCACGGGCAGGACCGCCCGGGCGCGGACGAAGCCCCGGAACCGGCGGGCGAGCGGACGGACCAGCGCGGGCGCGCACAGGCCGACGAAGCCGATGGGCCCGGCGAGCGTGACGGCCGCCGCGGACAGCAGCGCCGCCAGGACCACCACCGTGACACGGGTGGCCCGTACCGGTACGCCCAGCCCGCGCGCCGCGTCGTCCCCGAGGGCGAGCGCGTCGACCCGGCGGGCGACCAGCAGCAGCCCGGCGAGCCCCACCAGGGCGACGGGCAGCATCTGCAGGACGCCGTCGAAGCCGTTCTGGCTGATGCTGCCCTGGTTCCACTGGTAGAGGCCCTCCGTCTGTTGCGGGAACAGCAGGAGCAGCCCTTCCGTGACGGAGTTCAGGCCCAGCGCGAGCGCGGTGCCGGCGAGGACCAGCCGTACGGTGCCCGTGCCGAGGCCGGACAGGGCGAGCACGACGGCGGCGGCCGCCAGCCCGCCCGCGAAGGCCACGCCGGACGAGGCGAGCAGCGGCAGCGAGACGCCGGTCGCGCCCACCAGCCCGAGGGCCAGATACGAACCGGCGTTCACCGCGAGGGTGTCGGGGGAGGCGAGGACGTTGCGGCTGACGGCCTGCAGGACCGCGCCCGCGATGCCGAGGACGACACCGACGAGGACGCCGGCGGTCATCCGCGGCAGCCGGGAGGCGACGACCACGGACGCGTCGCCCGGATCGGCCTGCCCGGTCAGGGCCTTGAACACCTGGGAGGGCCCGACGGCCGCGGTGCCCTGGGTGATGTCGACGACGGCGAGGGCGGCGACCAGGAGGACGAGAGCGGCCGTCACCGCGGCCGCACCCGTCCGGGACGCGGCCGCCTGCGGACGGGCGACGGGGGGCGCTTCGGTGACGGCCATGGCCCCGCTACTTCGTCAGCGCGTCGACGAGGGCGTCGATGTACGCCTCCATCGACTCGGGACCGCCGAACATCCAGATGCCGTCGGGCAGCCGGTGCACACGGTCCGCCTTCACGAACGGCAGGGAGGTCCACACGGCGTTCTTCTTCAGCTGGCCGGAGAACGGGTTGCTGGACTTGTCGTCGTCGTTGCCTATGTAGGCGAACCGCACGTCCTTCGGCAGGGCGGTGAGACCCTCGACGTCGGTGGTGCCGAGGCCGTAGGCGGGGTCGCCCTTGACCTTCCAGGCGTTCTTCAGGCCGAGCCGCTCGTTGACGGCGCCGATGAGGGAGCCGCTGGTGTACGGGCGCAGGGAGACCTGGTTGGACGTCACGTAGCCGTCGGCGAAGGCGATGTCGGTGCCGTCGAGCTTCGCGTCGGCGAGGGCCTTCTCGCCCTCCGCCACCTTGGCCTCGAAGTTCTTCCTGGCGGTAGCGGCCTTGTCGGTGGTGCCGGTGGCCTCGGCGATGAGATCGAGGTTCTTGAACATCTGGCCGACCTGGTCGGAGGCGTCGGCGGACTTGATCTCCAGCACCGGGGCGATCTTCCGCAGCTGCTTCACGGCCGCGTCCGGCAGGTCGGAGCTCGCCACGATGAGGTCGGGGGAGAGCGAGGCGATGGTGTCCATGCTCGGCTCGCCGCGCGTGCCGATGTCCTTCGGTTCGTTCTTCAGCGGGACGGCGGTGTCCCAGGTCTTGTAGCCCTTGACGTCGGCGACGCCCACGGGGTCGACGCCGAGGGTGATGAGGCTCTCGACCTCGTTCCACTCGGTGGCGACGACCTTCTTGGCCGGGCTGTCGAGTTCGACCTTCGCGCCGGTGGAGTCGGTGAGGCTGATGGCCTCGGAGGTCTTCTTCTTCGAGCTGTCGGCGGCCGGCTCGGTGGTGCCGCAGGCGGCGAGGGTGAGCGCCGCGGCGGTGGTGGTGGCCGCGGTGAGCAGGAGGCGTCTCATGAAGTGGTGCCGAGCCTTTCGCTTCGGGTGGTGCGGGTGTGGTGCCGGCCGATCGGACGGGTCCGTATCCGGCCGGTGTGGGGGTCTGTGTCGACGTCGATCCGGATGCCGTAGACGGCGGTCAGCCGCCGCGGGGTCAGGACGTCCTCGGGCCGGCCGTCGGCGACGATCCGGCCCGCTTCGAGCAGCGTGATCCGGTCGGCGATGGCCGCCGCCTGGTCGAGGTCGTGCAGGACGACCCCGACGGCGATCCCGTGGTCGTCCGCCAGGTCGCGGACGAGGTCGAGGAGTTCGATCTGGTAGCGCAGGTCGAGATAGGTCGTCGGCTCGTCCAGCAACAGCACGCCGGTCTCCTGGGCGAGACAGCTCGCCAGCCAGACGCGCTGCAACTGCCCGCCGGAGAGGTGGTCGGCGCCGCGCTCGGCGAGGTCCGTCACCCCGGTCAGCGCGAGCGCCCGCTCCACCGCGGCCGACGCGTCCGGATCCGGGCGGCCGAAGCGGCCCCGGTAGGGGTAGCGGCCGAACTCGACGAGATCCCGCACGGTCAGTCCGCTGGGCGTGGGGCGGCCCTGCGTCAGCAGGGCCACGTGCCGCGCGAACTCCCGGGCGGTCAGGGCGAGGCCGTCGGTGTCGGCGTCGATCCTGAGCTCGGCCCGGCGGGCCCGCTGCAACCGGGCGATCGTCCGCAGCAGCGTCGACTTCCCGCTGCCGTTGGGACCGACCAGGACGGTCACCTCACCGGGCCGCAGCGCGATCGCCGCGTCGTGCACGACGTCCGTGCCGTCGTACGACACGGTCACGCCCGTGGCCGACAGTTGATGCCCGCGCAGCCGCAGGCCGCCGGCCGTTTCTTCACCAGATCTCACGCGGCGAAGGTTAGCCTAACCTAATATCGCCTTGACAAGGGGGTGCGACGCGTGGGCCCGGGGGTGGCCGCGGTCAGTCGCCGGTCGTCTTGTCCACCAGCGCGCCGTACGCCAGTTGCAGCGTGTCCGCACCCGCCAGGGCGGTGAGCGTGCCCATGGCCGTGCGGGTCGCGCGCGGCCACAGCAACTGGCCGGCGGTCAGGGCCGAGGCCACCCAGACGCTCATGCAGAACGGGCAGGTCGCGAGCTCGCCGACGGTGTGCTTGCCCTGCTCGGGCTGCGCCTCCTCGTGCAGCTCGGCCGGGCCCTGCGGCCCGACGTACTGGGTGAAGGGGGCCCGCAGCGGGCTGGTCACCGACGCCTTGCTGAGCAGCCGGCTGAGCCGGAACGTGGCCACCGACGTCAGGACCACGTCCCACGGCTCGGGCCGCTCGGGTACCGGGCGCCCGCTGCGCCGGACCACCGTGGTCCAGGCGGCCGTGTACGCCGCGAAACCCGCCATGGCCGCGAGATATCCGCCCAGGGGCCGGTCGTGCCCCGCGGCGTAGTCCCGGCGGGTCCGCCGCAGTGCTCCGCGCAGCCGCCGCGCGAGGCGGCTGTCAGTCGCTGTCGCCGTGCCCATGGGCAGCCCCCGATCGCGTTCCGGTCCCCTGCGCGGCCATCTCCCGGCCGTTCCCGAAGTGCTCGTCGCCGTCCTGGTGACGCAGGCGCACCTCGACATGGCCGTCGATGATCCGTGTCTCGAAGGAGGGCTGGGGGGCGGTGGCCGGTCCGCGTACGTTCCAGCCGTCGGACAGCCGGAAGACGCTGCCGTGCCACGGGCACCGCACGCAGCCGTCGGCGACGGTGCCCTCGGACAGCGGCCCCGCGAGGTGGCTGCACCGCTCGGCCAGCGCGTGGATCGCCCCGCCGGTCTCGCGCACCACCAGCACCGGCACGTCGTCCACACTGCGCCGCACCGGCTCCCCGGCCGGGAACTCGCCGACGGTCCCGATCCGGTGCCAGCCCTCGGAGACGACGTTCGGGACCTCTTCGGCGTGGTTGGCGCCGGAGGCCTGCCGGTAGGCCAGGTGGCCGCCCAGCATGCCGCCGAGCCCGACCGCCGTCAGCCCCAGGAAGCCGTACGCCCGGCCCGCCGCCTCACGTCCCTTGACGCGGCAGACGAGCGAGGCGGCGTACAGGCCGACGGCCGCCGTGTTGGACAGGGCGTGCACCAGCCCGACGCGCTGCTGCCGGTGGTGCAGCTCCGCCCAGTCCACCCAGCCGGCCGCGGCCGCGGGGGCCGCGGCGCCCAGCCCGACCCCGACCAGCAGCCGCGATTCCCGGGAGCGGCCGGGGCGCAGGTCCAGGACCGCCGCCGACAGCCAGCTCCCGATCGGCACCTGCACCAGCAACGGATGCACGGGGTGCCCCAGCCACCTGCCGTGCAGCAGATCCCGGCCGCGCCCCAGGGGCAGGGCCCGCACGCCCTTGCGGAGCGTGTCGATCACCGCATCGGCCCTGGGCTCCCGCTCCAGGCGGTCCAGCAGCCACAGGACCCGGTTCTGCCGCATCAGGCGGCGACGAGGGGTTGCGCTCATGCTCGGCCGGGTCCCCACCGGCACCGGCGCCAAACGGCATGGCGGGCGACGGTGCCCCGCGGGCCCGCAGCTCAGATCGTGGGCCAGGGCCCCGCGCCGGCTGTCACGCCCGGCTACCATGGCCCCTTCGCATTCTGCCCTCCGTGGAGCCCTGGATCATGCTGAGAGAGGTCACCGCCACCCGCTACGTCGAACCCCTGCGGTCCGGCGGCTCCGTCCCCGGAGTCGTCGAGGCGGACGACCTCGGCACGTACGTCGTGAAGTTCACCGGTTCCGCGCAGGGCCGCAAGGCGCTCGTCGCCGAGGTGATCGTGGGGGAACTGGCCCGCACTCTCGGGCTGCGCTTCCCCGAGCTGGTCCTGGTGCACTTCGACCCGGCGATCGCGGAGCAAGAGCCGCACCAGGAGGTACGGGACCTGCACGCGGCCAGCGCGGGCGTCAACCTCGGCATGGATCACCTGCCGGGCGCCCGGGATTTCACACCGGAGATCGCCCGGGTCTTTACGGTCGATCCGCTGGAGGCGGGGAGGATCGTCTGGCTCGACGCCCTGACCGTGAACGTGGACCGTACGGTCCACAGTTCCAACCTGATGGTGTGGCCCACCCTCGGCGTCGCCCGCCCGCGCCTGTGGCTGATCGACCACGGCGCCGCCCTCGTCTTCCACCACCGCTGGGATGTCACCGACCCCCGCAGGGCCTACGACTTCCGGCACCACGCCCTCGGCCACTACGGGCCCGACGTCCGGGCCGCCGACGCCGAACTGGCGCCCCGGGTCACCGAGGAGCTGCTGCGGCGGATCCTCGCCGAGGTCCCGGACGCCTGGCTCGCGGACGAGCCGGGCTTCGCCACCGCGGAGGAGGTCCGCGAGGCGTACGTGACGTACCTCCAGGCGCGCGTGGAGGCCTCCGGGGACTGGCTGCCCACCGGCTTCCCCACCCGGGAGGAGCTCGCCGCCGAGGAGGCCCTCCGGGCGGCGAAGAACCAGCAAGGACGCCCCGCGTGGCTCAAGCAGGTGCCCGATCTGCATGGCAAGCCCGCGGTCCGGCAGGATGGGACGGTGCACCTCGGATGAGTGGCCGTGTCGAG
This is a stretch of genomic DNA from Streptomyces hawaiiensis. It encodes these proteins:
- a CDS encoding (2Fe-2S) ferredoxin domain-containing protein, giving the protein MSATPAGGLPCRIVVCRDCCCGSPKVTGVDHAAQTQRLRTAAPVRVSDCLDVCDQANVIVVQPSAEGRGAGGRPVWLGLVNDPAATEDVVSWVREGGPGIAPLPDILGLYVFTPLARRRADGS
- a CDS encoding universal stress protein; translated protein: MSVVLGYDESPGALSALRVAIEVATAYDEPLVIVYGVAAPGVTGEEYGAHHEAVREAGNTALGHALRVADEAGVRTSVELVDERPAQALIDAAARHEARVIVVGTWGESPVRGALLGSTPHKLLHLSTVPVLCVPAAS
- a CDS encoding APC family permease encodes the protein MAKDVTDSGPPPQASLKPNAIGFVDALVIGLNATSPAYSVAAVIGPIVALVGIHAPGVMLASFVPMLLIASAFYYLNKVDQDCGTTFSWVTRAMGPWAGWLGGWAIAMTGVLVVGSLADVAVTFFLLAVGLDSWADDDVLRQVLTVLLILVMTAVCVIGTELSAKVQNVLILAQVICLLAFAVVALYRVYADTGTLDAIDPKFGWLEPFGAGGASLTASLLLGVFIYWGWESAVNLTEEVEDSATAPGKAAVWSTVLLLVTYLAVAFAVVGYAGTDYLAENAAEEEFIFALLAEEAMGGWDWVVLLAVSTSALASTQTTIIPASRTGLSMARRHALPAHFGRIHPRFRTPDVSTWWVAGIAIAWYLVLYHVSENALFDSLTALSLLIAFYYALTGLACAVYYRRQLTRSVRNFFLIGLGPLIGAGLLAWLLVESVADMSDPDNSYSGVSWFGLGPPLVIGIGIIVAGVVLMVVWRLMAPAFWSEHPSVVDPDLVDGKES
- a CDS encoding iron ABC transporter permease encodes the protein MAVTEAPPVARPQAAASRTGAAAVTAALVLLVAALAVVDITQGTAAVGPSQVFKALTGQADPGDASVVVASRLPRMTAGVLVGVVLGIAGAVLQAVSRNVLASPDTLAVNAGSYLALGLVGATGVSLPLLASSGVAFAGGLAAAAVVLALSGLGTGTVRLVLAGTALALGLNSVTEGLLLLFPQQTEGLYQWNQGSISQNGFDGVLQMLPVALVGLAGLLLVARRVDALALGDDAARGLGVPVRATRVTVVVLAALLSAAAVTLAGPIGFVGLCAPALVRPLARRFRGFVRARAVLPVAGLAGAGLVLGSDVLLRAIVPADTAVAVPTGIVTSLVGAVFLVVTALRLRDTGGADAPDRLRIPSRTAFLVTVAALVAAVVGVTLAGVLLGDSKLLLGDVANWAQGRAGQTVSFVLDTRVPRVLAALCAGGALALAGTLVQAVTRNPLAEPGVLGVSGGAALGAVLLVTTVPAAGSWGVAGAAFGGAALASAVVFGLSARGGYRQNRLVLVGIGMAAGSTALISLLIVLTDPFNATKALTWLSGSTYGRTMADVLPVALVLVLGLAVAVARRTELDLVSLDEDTPRLLGLGLPRARLGLLVVGVLLAATAVASAGTIGFVGLVAPHAARALVGRRHGRVVPVAVLLGAALVGTADLLGRTVIAPAQLGAGLMTAVIGTPYFLHLLVRGRKAT
- a CDS encoding iron-siderophore ABC transporter substrate-binding protein, with amino-acid sequence MRRLLLTAATTTAAALTLAACGTTEPAADSSKKKTSEAISLTDSTGAKVELDSPAKKVVATEWNEVESLITLGVDPVGVADVKGYKTWDTAVPLKNEPKDIGTRGEPSMDTIASLSPDLIVASSDLPDAAVKQLRKIAPVLEIKSADASDQVGQMFKNLDLIAEATGTTDKAATARKNFEAKVAEGEKALADAKLDGTDIAFADGYVTSNQVSLRPYTSGSLIGAVNERLGLKNAWKVKGDPAYGLGTTDVEGLTALPKDVRFAYIGNDDDKSSNPFSGQLKKNAVWTSLPFVKADRVHRLPDGIWMFGGPESMEAYIDALVDALTK
- a CDS encoding ABC transporter ATP-binding protein — its product is MRSGEETAGGLRLRGHQLSATGVTVSYDGTDVVHDAAIALRPGEVTVLVGPNGSGKSTLLRTIARLQRARRAELRIDADTDGLALTAREFARHVALLTQGRPTPSGLTVRDLVEFGRYPYRGRFGRPDPDASAAVERALALTGVTDLAERGADHLSGGQLQRVWLASCLAQETGVLLLDEPTTYLDLRYQIELLDLVRDLADDHGIAVGVVLHDLDQAAAIADRITLLEAGRIVADGRPEDVLTPRRLTAVYGIRIDVDTDPHTGRIRTRPIGRHHTRTTRSERLGTTS
- a CDS encoding DUF1360 domain-containing protein, with translation MGTATATDSRLARRLRGALRRTRRDYAAGHDRPLGGYLAAMAGFAAYTAAWTTVVRRSGRPVPERPEPWDVVLTSVATFRLSRLLSKASVTSPLRAPFTQYVGPQGPAELHEEAQPEQGKHTVGELATCPFCMSVWVASALTAGQLLWPRATRTAMGTLTALAGADTLQLAYGALVDKTTGD
- a CDS encoding Rieske 2Fe-2S domain-containing protein: MRQNRVLWLLDRLEREPRADAVIDTLRKGVRALPLGRGRDLLHGRWLGHPVHPLLVQVPIGSWLSAAVLDLRPGRSRESRLLVGVGLGAAAPAAAAGWVDWAELHHRQQRVGLVHALSNTAAVGLYAASLVCRVKGREAAGRAYGFLGLTAVGLGGMLGGHLAYRQASGANHAEEVPNVVSEGWHRIGTVGEFPAGEPVRRSVDDVPVLVVRETGGAIHALAERCSHLAGPLSEGTVADGCVRCPWHGSVFRLSDGWNVRGPATAPQPSFETRIIDGHVEVRLRHQDGDEHFGNGREMAAQGTGTRSGAAHGHGDSD
- a CDS encoding HipA family kinase, with amino-acid sequence MLREVTATRYVEPLRSGGSVPGVVEADDLGTYVVKFTGSAQGRKALVAEVIVGELARTLGLRFPELVLVHFDPAIAEQEPHQEVRDLHAASAGVNLGMDHLPGARDFTPEIARVFTVDPLEAGRIVWLDALTVNVDRTVHSSNLMVWPTLGVARPRLWLIDHGAALVFHHRWDVTDPRRAYDFRHHALGHYGPDVRAADAELAPRVTEELLRRILAEVPDAWLADEPGFATAEEVREAYVTYLQARVEASGDWLPTGFPTREELAAEEALRAAKNQQGRPAWLKQVPDLHGKPAVRQDGTVHLG